GCCCGTCTTCTAAGGAAGCTCCGGCTACCCTTAAACAATTTTATAACACAAAGGATGTCGCTTGCTCCGCAACGGACAATATGTGTGCCAAGATTTATATTGAAGAAGACTTGAAGGACACCGTCCAGTGCAATGGTACTTCTTGGGAAATGATGCTTTTCGGTAAGCCGGTTGCTGGTTGCGAAAATGCTGCTCCGGCTGCTGAAACCCCGGCTGATCCTGCCGCAGAAACTCCGGCAGACCCTGCCGCAGAAACTCCGGCTGATCCTGCTACTGGTACGGTCGGCTGCATGAAGGCTGGTATTTGTTCTGAAGGTCCTGCAGCTATGGCTTCTGAATGCACTGCCGAAGAAGGCGAAGAGCTTCTTGCTGCTTGCCCGGCTGGTGGCGAGGCCTGTGATATTGGCGAAGAAGGCATCACGATGTATTTCTACGCAGACGCACCAATGTCTTGTGCTGACTATAAGGCGATGATCGCGGCTTTCTCCAATATGGGTCAGTAATTCCCTAGCGAAAGCTAAAGGTAATTCAGCGAAGGGCTCCCCGAAAAGGGGAGCCTTTGCTGTTTCTAGGTGGAGTACTTTTAAAGGTTTAAAGACCGTTCGGCTATTCGTTTCGCCTACATCGCCTGTAGCAGGAGTATGGCGAGCACTTGTCCGCTCAGGATTCGTAGCAGCATGGTGAGCGGGTAGACCGAGGCGTAGCCGATGTTCACTGCTTCGCTGTCAGCCTGGCTGTTCGCGAAGGCGAGGGCGGGCGGGTCGGTGGTGGCGCCCGCGAGTACGCCGCAGAGCGAAAGGAAGTTGACTTTGAAGACCAGGTGGCCGACGGTAGCCATGATGGCGAGCGGGACGAAGGTGATGATTGCGGCGAGTCCCATGTAGTAGAGTCCGTCGCCGTTCAGGAGCACGTCGAAGAACTTGATGCCTGCGTTCAGGCCGACGCAGCTGAGGAAGAGCGTGAGGCCGAATTCGCGGAGCATGAGGTTTGCGCTGTTCGCCATGAAGAAGTTCAGCGGGCCAATCTTGCGTTTGCGGCTGAGGAGGATGGCCACGATCAGCGGGCCTCCGGCGAGACCGAGCTTCAGCGGTGTCGGCATTCCGGGGAGGGCGAGCGGGATGCTTCCGACGATGACTCCGAGGAAGATTCCCAGGAACGCGGGCAGTATTTCGGGGTGGTCGAGCGCGGTGAGCGAGTTGCCTAGTTCCTTCTCGACGGCTTCGATGCCTTCGGCGGTACCGACGACTCTTAATTTGTCTGCGAACTTGATGCGTAGATCGAGGCGCCCCGTGAACTTGAATCCGCTGCGGACCACGCGGCTGATGTTGACTCCGTAGCGTTCCGCGAGTGCGAGCGATTCAATGGTGCGGCCGAGAATTTTCTTGTTGGTGACGAGGATCGTCTTGACGACTATCGGCTTGTCGGCGTTGCTCGTTACATGCGTGATGGGCTTTTCGAGGCGGTGTCCGATAATCTTTTCCATGGCGGCGACCGCTTCGGGCATGCCCACGATATGCAGCTTGTCGCCTTCCACGATGACGGTATTTCCGTTCGGGGTAGTGATGTTCCCGTTGCGCAGGAGGCGCGTGACCACGACTCCGCTCGAAATCAGGTCGGGGATATCCTTGAGCGTCACTCCGAACAGGTTGGGATTGTCAACCGTAAGGCTGCAGGATTCGATTTCCTTGGCGTTCGCCGCGATTTCCTTGGCGTAGTTTTCGGCAGCCTTGGCCGGATTCTGCCTAAAGATGACGCGCATCAGGATCATTACTAGAATGATGCCGATGACGCCGAACGGATATGCAACAGCGTACCCGATACCCGTAAGGGATGTGTCCACCCCGGCCGCGGCAAAGGCTGAGTTAGCGGCTCCAAGGGAGGGCGTATTCGTGACGGCGCCACAGAGCATTCCGATGAGCACGGGTACGTTGTTATGCATATCAGTAAAGAAATACAGGCAGAGCGTCGTGATGACGCCGAGGAGAACGATACCTGTCGAAAGGACGTTCAGCACCAGGCCGTGGCGGCGTATGGAATCCATAAAGCCGGGGCCTACCTGCATGCCGATGGTGTAAACGAAGAGGATGAGGCCGAATTCCTGGATAAAGTGGAGAACGTTGCCTTCAACGCGGAGGCCGAGGTGTCCGAGCAGGATGCCTACGAAGAGAGCTCCTGCGCCCCCGAGGCTGATTCCCTTGACCTTGATCTTGCCGACCATGAGGCCGATGGATGCCGTGAGGGCGATGGCGATAACTTGCTGGGCGACGGAGGGCTTTGTGAATAAGTCGATGAGCCAGGTCATTATTTCCTCTTTCCGAATGTTTTGAAATAATATTACTTTATTTCATCTAATTCTGATTCTTGAATTCCGAATTATTTCTTAATGCAGCGGACAGAGGCGAAGATATTCTTGTTGTAATGTTCGAAAGTCGTGCGGGTGTCGGTGACGCGTGCAAGATAAGCCCTGGAATCGTCATACTTGTCGCTGGTCCAGAAACTTGCGCTGGCATCCTTGTCGGCGAATTTGCCGTCGTAGTACTTGAATCCGGCGAACTGGAGATTGAATCCGGCGGCGTCCTTGAGGGCATCGGCGTTCTTGTCGGCGAAAGCGGCCTTGTAGTCTTCGAGGGTCGGGAGCGTCCAGCCGGTGGGGCAGAGGTTGTTATTGGCGGCGTTCCAGGTGTAGAGTCGGCCGGTCGACTCGCAGTTTGCGTGGTTGTTGTCGTAGCAGGAGCTGGAATCGGGAACGTAGACGGCCATGTTTTCGGCGGTCCAGATCTTGTTGGCTATCTTGACGGTTTTGTAGACCTTGTCGGGGCACGAAAGCGTGTTGGAAGTTTCGTCGTAGTTGCAGGTGTTGGCCTGTTCGCAGGCGGTAAAGGTGGCTACGGCGCACAGGGTGGCGGCGATGGTCGTGATGGTCTTGAAAATCTTTTTCATAAGTACTCCTTTGTTTTCGCGAGCAAATTTAGAACTGTCGATTCATATTGTCTAATAGATTATTTATATTTAATTCATCAATAAAATTGATGAATTCTTCTTGGTAATAAAATCGTATGGAACTGACGCATCTCAAGTATTTTCTGGAAGTCGCCCGTACCGAGCACGTGACGCAGAG
The sequence above is drawn from the Fibrobacter sp. UWH4 genome and encodes:
- a CDS encoding putative transporter gives rise to the protein MTWLIDLFTKPSVAQQVIAIALTASIGLMVGKIKVKGISLGGAGALFVGILLGHLGLRVEGNVLHFIQEFGLILFVYTIGMQVGPGFMDSIRRHGLVLNVLSTGIVLLGVITTLCLYFFTDMHNNVPVLIGMLCGAVTNTPSLGAANSAFAAAGVDTSLTGIGYAVAYPFGVIGIILVMILMRVIFRQNPAKAAENYAKEIAANAKEIESCSLTVDNPNLFGVTLKDIPDLISSGVVVTRLLRNGNITTPNGNTVIVEGDKLHIVGMPEAVAAMEKIIGHRLEKPITHVTSNADKPIVVKTILVTNKKILGRTIESLALAERYGVNISRVVRSGFKFTGRLDLRIKFADKLRVVGTAEGIEAVEKELGNSLTALDHPEILPAFLGIFLGVIVGSIPLALPGMPTPLKLGLAGGPLIVAILLSRKRKIGPLNFFMANSANLMLREFGLTLFLSCVGLNAGIKFFDVLLNGDGLYYMGLAAIITFVPLAIMATVGHLVFKVNFLSLCGVLAGATTDPPALAFANSQADSEAVNIGYASVYPLTMLLRILSGQVLAILLLQAM
- a CDS encoding FISUMP domain-containing protein, translated to MKKIFKTITTIAATLCAVATFTACEQANTCNYDETSNTLSCPDKVYKTVKIANKIWTAENMAVYVPDSSSCYDNNHANCESTGRLYTWNAANNNLCPTGWTLPTLEDYKAAFADKNADALKDAAGFNLQFAGFKYYDGKFADKDASASFWTSDKYDDSRAYLARVTDTRTTFEHYNKNIFASVRCIKK